The Pasteuria penetrans genome segment ACAATCACCTCCGATCCGTGGAGGGTTGGGGTGCACTCATCAAAATGTTGATTTTCCTTGGTTTCCTCGCCCTGGGTCTTATCTACGCCTGGCAAAAGAAGGTGTTACGATGGGAGCGGACCTAGGCGTTTTGTCTCCCTTCGGGGATGCGGAGGATTCCCGTAATCTTCTTCTGACGAAGGTAGATCAGATCAAGGCTTGGACACGGAGCAATTCTCTATGGCCGCTCAGTTTCGGACTAGCCTGCTGTGCAATTGAAATGATGGCTACGGGTGGTTCCCACTATGATCTGGATCGATTTGGTGTTCTCTTTCGGGCCTCACCACGTCAATCTGATTTGATGATTGTAGCGGGTACTGTAACCAAAAAAATGGCGCCGGTTTTGCATCGTCTGTATGAACAAATGGCAGATCCCAAATGGGTGATCGCCATGGGTTCGTGTGCGACAGCGGGGGGTCCCTATTGTGCCTCTTATTCTGTCGTCAAGGGGGTCGATCAGGTCGTTCCCGTGGACGTTTATATACCAGGGTGCCCGCCGAATCCAGCCGCGTTGCTTTATGGGATTTATAAATTACAATGCAAAATTCGTGAGGAGGCCCGTATGGGAAAGCGGGTGATTGAGGGTTGAACGAGGAAAAGGATTCTGGAACCCAGTCGCGGAGACATGGGGATGGTTCTGACGCGTCGTCGTCGGAGGGATCTCCTACCTTGGAATCAGAGATGGAGGCTACGACTCGACGTGGAGGGGGATCGGAGGAGGACAAGAAAGTGGACGATCCCCCGGAATCGGAGGGGAATGATTCTGATTCCAAGGTTAAGGTTAAGGCAGATCCTAAGATAGCACCGGAGGGTGTGATAGGAACCGAGGCGAAGTCCAAGGATGTCCCCAATAGGGCTCGTCCTACCTCGCGGGGTTCGGCTCGTGCTCAGCCTGATCCCCCGCCGATAGACCCTGAGTGGCAGGAGAGGGCAGAGAGTTGGCGTGATGCGGTCAACCGGGCTATGGGGGATATGGTTGCCCCGGAGGTGATCGTGTTGCCGCATATTTCCCTGCCAGTACTTTCCATTGTTCCATTGGCCTGGCGGGAGGTGGCGTTGTTTTTTCGCCAGAATCATGAGTATTCTTTTTCCTACATGCGTAATTATGCAGCAGCCGATCAAGGGGCGCACTTTGATGTCATTCTCCAACTTGCTTCCCTCATCCAACCCTATGATATTTGTCTCAAGGCCTCCCTTTTGAGAGGGGAGCCGAGTATTCCTAGCTTGGCTACAGATTGGGAGGCGGCGAATTGGAACGAGAGGGAAATGTATGACTTGTTGGGTATTCATTTTGAGGGCCATCCTGACCTGCGACGTATTATGCTTCCTGATGGTTGGGTAGGACACCCTTTACGTAAGGATTACGAGCCGTTTGATGAGGGGGTGTAGAAGGGGTGCGTACGGAGGAAATGTTGCTCAACGTTGGGCCTCAGCATCCCAGTACCCATGGTGTTTTGCGGTTGCGGGTTACGATTGATGGCGAACAAATTGTCAAGGTTGACCCTGTGTTGGGTTATTTGCATCGTGGCACGGAGAAGTTGGCCGAAGATCTGAATTATACACAAATCATTCCTTATACAGATCGCATGGATTATCTATCGGCAATGACGAATAATTTTTCTCTCGTTCATTCTGTGGAGACCCTATTGGGTTTGGATATCCCTGAGCGGGCTCAGTACCTACGCGTTATGGTTATGGAAATGAACCGTATTGCAAGTCATCTTGTTTGGATGGGGACGTATCTTCTGGACATAGGTGCCATGAGCCCATTTCTCTATGCGTTCAAGGACCGTGAAGAAATCCTTGATATGTTCAATGAGTTGTGCGGGGCACGCCTCACTTATAACTACATGCGTGTTGGGGGGGTCAAATGGGATGCCCCCCCCGGTTGGGTAGAGAAATTGAGTGATTGGATCGGGAGAATGCAGAAGCGGATGGGGGAGTATCATCAGCTCATCACAGGAAATTCCATTTTCCGTCAGCGTACACAGGGTGTAGGTAAGTATGATCAGGGGACAGCTATTGCCTATGGGCTTTCGGGTGCCAATCTCCGCGTTACGGGGGTGGACTGGGATCTTCGGAAAACGCGCCCTTATTCGTTGTATGGAGGATTGGATTTTACCGTTCCCATAGGGAAAAATGGGGATCTCTATGACAAATACTTGTGCAGGATGGGGGAGATTGATCAGTCCCTTCACATTTTGGAGCAGTTGACGGGGCAATGTCCCTCTTCGGGCGCTTTCATGGCCAAGGTGCCCCGCATTTTGAGGGCACCCGAGGGAGAGGTTTATACAGGGATTGAGTCTCCGCGTGGCGAATTGGGATGTTATATCATTAGTCGTGGACGTGACAAACCCTGGCGTCTCAAGTTTCGTCGACCCTCATTTTACAATCTCCAAATTCTCCCTTATCTCCTGCAGGGGGAAAACCTGTCCAATCTTGTAGCGATCCTGGGTAGTATTGATATCGTACTTGGGGAGGTGGATGGATGATTGGTGATTTGTTGTATGCCGGTATTCTTCTTGCGGTTGTATTGCTGTTCGTTATGTTGGCCGTGTTGGCAGAGAGAAAAGTGATTGGATGGATCCAGCTGCGGCATGGACCCAATCGTGTGGGTCCCTGGGGGATGTTGCAAACGATGGCGGATGTGGGTAAACTTTTCTGCAAAGAAGATATACGGCCTGCCCAGGTGGATCCAAGGCTTTTTCGCTGGGCGCCCATTCTGGCTTTTCTGCCATCCTTTGCGGGGCTTGTGGTTGTCCCCTTTATGCCGCAGGGTATGAATGTCAATCTGTCCGCTGGGTTGTTGTACGGTGTGGCGTGGTCTAGCATTACCACCCTAGCGATCATTGTGGCTGGATGGTCCTCCAATAACAAATACGCGCTTATCGGTGCCATGCGTGCGGCTGCCCAGATGATTAGCTATGAAGTCCCCTTGTTGTTGGCACTCGCTGGTGTGGCACTGGGTGCGGGTAGTTTGCAGTTGGATGAGATTGTTAGAGCCCAGTCCTATGTCTGGTTTCTACTACCGCAGGTTGTTGGGTTTGCTGTGTTTTGTGTTTCCTTGTTAGCTGAGTTGCATCGGACCCCTTTTGATTTTCCGGAGGCGGAATCGGAGTTGGTGGCTGGTTATCATGTAGAATACAGCGGTTTCCGTTTTGCCCTTTTCATGCTTACGGAGTATGTTTACGTTTTTTCTATGGCTGCCTTAGCGACGGTTCTTTATCTTGGCGGTTGGGATTCTCCGTTTGGTGTGGGTATCTTGCCGCCTGCCCTTTGGTTTGGTTTGAAGATGTCGTCCATCCTGTTTGTGATTTTTTGGGTACGGGCTACCTGGCCACGTTTGCGTGTAGATTCCCTATTGCCGTTAGCATGGAAGGTACTCGTACCCCTTGCCCTGCTCAATTTACTTTGGGTAGCTGTTGCTAAAGAGATTCCTGTTTTGCGGTCGTTTTATGGGGCAGGGCAATGAAACATTCGTTTTCCGGGGAGGGGGGCTCGCATGTTAGGATTAGCAAAGGGAATGGCGGTTACCTTGCGTAATCTCGTTCGACCTAAGGTGACACACCGCTATCCCGATGCACCTATTCCCATGCCTGATCGTTTCCGAGGTATTCAGCACTTTGATCCAGAAAAATGTATCGTTTGCAATCAGTGTGCATTGGTTTGTCCCACCGATTGCATCACACTAACGGGAAGGAAGAGTACGGATCCGGAGCGCAAGGGTAAGGTTATAGAAACGTATGATATCCAATTCGAGACCTGTATCCTCTGCGATCTGTGTACGGAGGTTTGCCCTACAGAGGCAGTGGTTATGACCCA includes the following:
- the nuoH gene encoding NADH-quinone oxidoreductase subunit NuoH, with product MIGDLLYAGILLAVVLLFVMLAVLAERKVIGWIQLRHGPNRVGPWGMLQTMADVGKLFCKEDIRPAQVDPRLFRWAPILAFLPSFAGLVVVPFMPQGMNVNLSAGLLYGVAWSSITTLAIIVAGWSSNNKYALIGAMRAAAQMISYEVPLLLALAGVALGAGSLQLDEIVRAQSYVWFLLPQVVGFAVFCVSLLAELHRTPFDFPEAESELVAGYHVEYSGFRFALFMLTEYVYVFSMAALATVLYLGGWDSPFGVGILPPALWFGLKMSSILFVIFWVRATWPRLRVDSLLPLAWKVLVPLALLNLLWVAVAKEIPVLRSFYGAGQ
- a CDS encoding NADH-quinone oxidoreductase subunit C, whose translation is MNEEKDSGTQSRRHGDGSDASSSEGSPTLESEMEATTRRGGGSEEDKKVDDPPESEGNDSDSKVKVKADPKIAPEGVIGTEAKSKDVPNRARPTSRGSARAQPDPPPIDPEWQERAESWRDAVNRAMGDMVAPEVIVLPHISLPVLSIVPLAWREVALFFRQNHEYSFSYMRNYAAADQGAHFDVILQLASLIQPYDICLKASLLRGEPSIPSLATDWEAANWNEREMYDLLGIHFEGHPDLRRIMLPDGWVGHPLRKDYEPFDEGV
- a CDS encoding NADH-quinone oxidoreductase subunit D, with amino-acid sequence MLLNVGPQHPSTHGVLRLRVTIDGEQIVKVDPVLGYLHRGTEKLAEDLNYTQIIPYTDRMDYLSAMTNNFSLVHSVETLLGLDIPERAQYLRVMVMEMNRIASHLVWMGTYLLDIGAMSPFLYAFKDREEILDMFNELCGARLTYNYMRVGGVKWDAPPGWVEKLSDWIGRMQKRMGEYHQLITGNSIFRQRTQGVGKYDQGTAIAYGLSGANLRVTGVDWDLRKTRPYSLYGGLDFTVPIGKNGDLYDKYLCRMGEIDQSLHILEQLTGQCPSSGAFMAKVPRILRAPEGEVYTGIESPRGELGCYIISRGRDKPWRLKFRRPSFYNLQILPYLLQGENLSNLVAILGSIDIVLGEVDG
- a CDS encoding NuoB/complex I 20 kDa subunit family protein, yielding MGADLGVLSPFGDAEDSRNLLLTKVDQIKAWTRSNSLWPLSFGLACCAIEMMATGGSHYDLDRFGVLFRASPRQSDLMIVAGTVTKKMAPVLHRLYEQMADPKWVIAMGSCATAGGPYCASYSVVKGVDQVVPVDVYIPGCPPNPAALLYGIYKLQCKIREEARMGKRVIEG